A window of the Streptomyces sp. JB150 genome harbors these coding sequences:
- a CDS encoding MIP/aquaporin family protein, with translation MSSSDIFIGETIGTAILILLGAGVVAAVVLKASKARNAGWLAITFGWGFAVLTAVYISAPLSGAHLNPAVTLGIAIKDGEWSNVPTYFAGQLLGAMIGATLAWVAYYGQFRAHLTDREIVGGPGTQSTKAVEAREAQAGPVLGVFSTGPEVRNVAMNLATEIIGTFVLVLAVLTQGLNDSGKGLGALGGLMVALVVVGIGLSLGGPTGYAINPARDLGPRIVHALLPLPNKGGSDWGYAWIPVVGPLIGAALAAGLYNLAFA, from the coding sequence GTGTCCAGCTCCGACATCTTCATCGGCGAGACCATCGGTACCGCCATACTCATCCTGCTCGGCGCCGGCGTCGTGGCCGCCGTCGTGCTCAAGGCCTCCAAGGCCCGCAACGCCGGCTGGCTCGCCATCACCTTCGGGTGGGGTTTCGCCGTACTGACGGCCGTCTACATCTCGGCGCCGCTGTCCGGCGCCCACCTGAACCCGGCCGTGACGCTCGGCATCGCCATCAAGGACGGCGAGTGGAGCAACGTCCCCACCTACTTCGCGGGACAGCTGCTCGGCGCCATGATCGGCGCCACGCTCGCCTGGGTGGCGTACTACGGACAGTTCCGGGCCCACCTCACCGACCGCGAGATCGTGGGCGGGCCGGGCACCCAGTCCACCAAGGCCGTCGAGGCCCGGGAGGCCCAGGCCGGCCCGGTGCTCGGCGTCTTCTCCACCGGCCCCGAGGTCCGCAACGTGGCGATGAACCTCGCCACCGAGATCATCGGCACCTTCGTGCTGGTGCTCGCGGTCCTCACCCAGGGCCTCAACGACAGCGGCAAGGGCCTCGGCGCGCTCGGCGGACTGATGGTCGCGCTGGTCGTGGTCGGCATCGGTCTGTCGCTCGGCGGACCGACCGGTTACGCCATCAACCCCGCGCGCGACCTCGGCCCGCGCATCGTGCACGCGCTTCTCCCCCTGCCCAACAAGGGTGGCTCCGACTGGGGCTACGCCTGGATCCCGGTCGTCGGACCGCTGATCGGCGCCGCGCTCGCGGCGGGCCTCTACAACCTGGCTTTCGCCTAG
- a CDS encoding IclR family transcriptional regulator, which yields MARNIQSLERAAAMLRLLAGGERRLGLSDIASALGLAKGTAHGILRTLQQEGFVEQDDASGRYQLGAELLRLGTTYLDVHELRARALVWTDDLARSSGESVYLGVLHQQGVLIVHHVFRPDDSRQVLEIGAMQPLHSTALGKVLSAYDPVAHSEAVEADRKAFTERTVCELAPFEQILDLTRARGYAADVEETWEGVASIAAPIHDRRRMPVGAVGITGAVERVCRDGELRPELIAAVRDCARAVSRDLGAGRF from the coding sequence ATGGCACGGAACATCCAGTCGCTCGAGCGGGCGGCCGCGATGCTGCGACTGCTCGCGGGCGGCGAGCGGCGGCTGGGCCTGTCGGACATCGCCTCGGCGCTGGGCCTGGCCAAGGGCACCGCCCACGGCATTCTGCGCACCCTCCAGCAGGAGGGGTTCGTCGAGCAGGACGACGCCTCCGGGCGCTACCAGCTGGGCGCGGAGCTGCTGCGCCTGGGCACCACCTATCTCGACGTCCACGAGCTGCGGGCGCGCGCCCTGGTGTGGACCGACGACCTGGCCCGCTCCAGCGGGGAGAGCGTGTATCTGGGGGTGCTGCACCAGCAGGGCGTGCTGATCGTGCACCACGTCTTCCGCCCCGACGACAGCCGGCAGGTGCTGGAGATCGGCGCCATGCAGCCGCTGCACTCCACGGCGCTGGGCAAGGTGCTGTCGGCGTACGACCCGGTCGCGCACAGCGAGGCCGTGGAGGCCGACCGCAAGGCCTTCACCGAGCGCACCGTCTGCGAGCTGGCCCCCTTCGAGCAGATCCTCGACCTCACGCGCGCGCGGGGCTACGCGGCCGACGTGGAGGAGACCTGGGAGGGCGTGGCGTCGATCGCCGCCCCCATCCACGACCGGCGCCGCATGCCGGTCGGCGCGGTCGGCATCACCGGCGCGGTGGAGCGGGTGTGCCGGGACGGCGAGCTGCGGCCCGAGCTGATCGCGGCGGTGCGGGACTGCGCCCGCGCGGTCTCGCGGGACCTGGGCGCCGGGCGCTTCTGA
- the metH gene encoding methionine synthase: MASLPPTPTTDSRTRASALREALATRVVVADGAMGTMLQAQEPSLEDFQNLEGCNEVLNVTRPDIVRSVHDAYFAVGVDCVETNTFGANLTAAAEYDIAERVLELSEAGARIARESADAHTARDGRPRWVLGSMGPGTKLPTLGHTTFRAIRDAYQQNAEGLLAGGADALIVETTQDLLQTKASVIAARRAMEVAGYDVPLIVSVTVETTGTMLLGSEIGAALTALEPLGIDMIGLNCATGPAEMSEHLRHLSRHARVPLSCMPNAGLPELTKDGAYYPLTAPELADAQENFVRDYGLSLVGGCCGTTPEHLRQVVERVRGLRPVERDPRPEPGAASLYQSVPFRQDTAYLAIGERTNANGSKKFREAMLEGRWDDCVEMAREQIREGAHMLDLCVDYVGRDGVADMEELAGRFATASTLPIVLDSTEVDVIRAGLEKLGGRAVINSVNYEDGDGPESRFAKVTQLAKEHGAALIALTIDEEGQARTPEKKVEIAERLIADLTGNWGIREEDILIDTLTFTICTGQEESRKDGIATIEAIRELKKRHPNVQTTLGLSNISFGLNPAARILLNSVFLDECVKAGLDSAIVHASKILPIARFDEEQVNTALDLIYDRRGEGYDPLQKLMQLFEGATAKSLKAGKAEELAALPLDERLKRRIIDGERNGLEADLDEALSRRPALEIVNETLLDGMKVVGELFGSGQMQLPFVLQSAEVMKTAVAYLEPHMEKTDEDGKGTIVLATVRGDVHDIGKNLVDIILSNNGYNVVNLGIKQPVSAILEAAEEHRADVIGMSGLLVKSTVIMKENLEELNARGLAARYPVILGGAALTRAYVEQDLHEIYEGEVRYARDAFEGLRLMDALIGVKRGVPGAKLPELRQRRVRAATVETEERPQEGNVRSDVATDNPVPTPPFWGTRVVKGIQLKEYAGWLDEGALFKGQWGLKQARTGQGPTYEELVETEGRPRLRGLLDKLQSRNLLEAAVVYGYFPCVSKDDDLIILDEAGNERTRFTFPRQRRGRRLCLADFFRPEESGETDVVGLQVVTVGSRIGEETAKLFESNAYRDYLELHGLSVQLAEALAEYWHARVRSELGFAGEDPADIEDMFALKYRGARFSLGYGACPDLEDRAKIADLLQPERIGVHLSEEFQLHPEQSTDAIVIHHPEAKYFNAR; encoded by the coding sequence ATGGCCTCGTTGCCGCCGACCCCTACCACCGACAGCCGGACCCGCGCGTCCGCGCTCCGAGAGGCCCTCGCCACCCGCGTGGTGGTCGCCGACGGAGCGATGGGCACCATGCTCCAGGCCCAGGAACCCTCCCTCGAGGACTTCCAGAACCTCGAAGGGTGCAACGAGGTCCTGAACGTCACCCGGCCGGACATCGTCCGCTCGGTGCACGACGCCTACTTCGCGGTCGGCGTGGACTGCGTGGAGACCAACACCTTCGGCGCCAACCTGACCGCCGCCGCCGAGTACGACATCGCCGAGCGGGTCCTGGAACTGTCCGAAGCCGGCGCCCGCATCGCCCGCGAGTCCGCCGACGCCCACACCGCCCGCGACGGCCGCCCGCGCTGGGTGCTCGGCTCCATGGGCCCCGGCACCAAGCTGCCCACCCTCGGCCACACCACCTTCCGCGCCATCCGCGACGCCTACCAGCAGAACGCCGAGGGCCTGCTCGCCGGCGGCGCCGACGCCCTGATCGTCGAGACCACCCAGGACCTCCTGCAGACCAAGGCTTCCGTCATCGCCGCCCGCCGCGCGATGGAGGTCGCCGGATACGACGTGCCGCTGATCGTCTCGGTCACCGTCGAGACCACCGGCACCATGCTCCTCGGCTCCGAGATCGGCGCCGCGCTCACCGCGCTGGAGCCGCTCGGCATCGACATGATCGGCCTGAACTGCGCCACCGGTCCCGCCGAGATGAGCGAGCACCTGCGCCACCTGTCCCGGCACGCCCGCGTCCCGCTGTCCTGCATGCCCAACGCCGGCCTGCCCGAGCTGACCAAGGACGGCGCGTACTACCCGCTCACCGCGCCGGAGCTGGCGGACGCCCAGGAGAACTTCGTCCGCGACTACGGCCTGTCCCTGGTCGGCGGCTGCTGCGGCACCACGCCGGAGCACCTGCGCCAGGTCGTCGAGCGCGTCCGCGGCCTGCGCCCGGTCGAGCGCGACCCGCGCCCCGAGCCGGGCGCCGCCTCGCTGTACCAGTCGGTGCCGTTCCGCCAGGACACCGCGTACCTGGCGATCGGCGAGCGCACCAACGCCAACGGCTCCAAGAAGTTCCGCGAGGCCATGCTGGAGGGCCGCTGGGACGACTGCGTGGAGATGGCCCGCGAGCAGATCCGCGAGGGCGCGCACATGCTCGACCTGTGCGTGGACTACGTCGGCCGCGACGGCGTCGCCGACATGGAGGAGCTGGCCGGCCGGTTCGCCACCGCCTCCACCCTGCCGATCGTGCTGGACTCCACCGAGGTCGACGTGATCCGCGCCGGGCTGGAGAAGCTGGGCGGCCGCGCGGTGATCAACTCGGTGAACTACGAGGACGGCGACGGCCCGGAGTCCCGGTTCGCCAAGGTCACGCAGCTGGCGAAGGAGCACGGCGCCGCGCTGATCGCCCTCACCATCGACGAGGAGGGCCAGGCCCGCACACCGGAGAAGAAGGTGGAGATCGCCGAACGGCTGATCGCGGACCTCACCGGCAACTGGGGCATCCGCGAGGAGGACATCCTCATCGACACCCTGACCTTCACCATCTGCACCGGTCAGGAGGAGTCCCGCAAGGACGGCATCGCCACCATCGAGGCGATCCGCGAGCTGAAGAAGCGCCACCCGAACGTGCAGACCACCCTCGGTCTGTCCAACATCTCCTTCGGCCTGAACCCGGCCGCCCGCATCCTGCTGAACTCCGTCTTCCTCGACGAGTGCGTCAAGGCCGGCCTGGACTCGGCGATCGTGCACGCGTCGAAGATCCTGCCGATCGCCCGCTTCGACGAGGAGCAGGTCAACACCGCCCTCGACCTGATCTACGACCGCCGCGGCGAGGGCTACGACCCGCTCCAGAAGCTCATGCAGCTGTTCGAGGGCGCGACCGCGAAGTCGCTGAAGGCGGGCAAGGCCGAGGAGCTGGCCGCGCTGCCGCTGGACGAGCGCCTGAAGCGGCGCATCATCGACGGCGAGCGCAACGGGCTGGAAGCCGACCTGGACGAGGCGCTCAGCCGGCGCCCGGCGCTGGAGATCGTCAACGAGACGCTGCTCGACGGCATGAAGGTGGTCGGCGAGCTGTTCGGCTCCGGCCAGATGCAACTGCCGTTCGTGCTCCAGTCCGCGGAGGTCATGAAGACCGCCGTGGCCTACCTGGAGCCGCACATGGAGAAGACCGACGAGGACGGCAAGGGCACCATCGTGCTCGCCACCGTGCGCGGCGACGTGCACGACATCGGCAAGAACCTCGTCGACATCATCCTGTCCAACAACGGCTACAACGTCGTCAACCTCGGCATCAAGCAGCCCGTCTCCGCGATCCTGGAGGCCGCCGAGGAGCACCGCGCCGACGTCATCGGCATGTCCGGACTCCTGGTGAAGTCCACGGTGATCATGAAGGAGAACCTGGAGGAGCTGAACGCCCGCGGCCTGGCCGCCCGCTACCCGGTCATCCTCGGCGGCGCCGCCCTCACCCGCGCCTACGTCGAACAGGACCTCCACGAGATCTACGAGGGCGAAGTCCGCTACGCCCGCGACGCGTTCGAGGGACTGCGCCTGATGGACGCCCTCATCGGCGTCAAGCGGGGCGTGCCCGGCGCCAAGCTGCCCGAGCTGAGGCAGCGCCGGGTGCGGGCCGCCACCGTCGAGACGGAGGAGCGCCCGCAGGAGGGCAACGTCCGCTCCGACGTCGCCACCGACAACCCCGTGCCCACCCCGCCGTTCTGGGGCACCCGCGTCGTCAAGGGCATCCAGCTCAAGGAGTACGCCGGCTGGCTCGACGAGGGCGCGCTGTTCAAGGGCCAGTGGGGCCTGAAGCAGGCGCGCACCGGACAGGGGCCCACCTACGAAGAGCTGGTCGAGACCGAGGGCCGGCCGCGGCTGCGCGGCCTGCTGGACAAGCTCCAGTCGCGGAACCTGCTGGAGGCGGCCGTCGTCTACGGCTACTTCCCGTGCGTCTCCAAGGACGACGACCTGATCATCCTCGACGAGGCGGGCAACGAGCGCACCCGGTTCACCTTCCCCCGCCAGCGCCGCGGCCGGCGGCTGTGCCTGGCCGACTTCTTCCGCCCGGAGGAGTCCGGCGAGACGGACGTCGTCGGACTCCAGGTCGTCACCGTCGGCTCCCGCATCGGCGAGGAGACCGCGAAGCTGTTCGAGTCCAACGCCTACCGGGACTACCTCGAACTGCACGGCCTGTCCGTGCAGTTGGCCGAGGCGCTGGCCGAGTACTGGCACGCCCGGGTCCGCTCCGAACTGGGCTTCGCCGGCGAGGACCCGGCCGACATCGAGGACATGTTCGCGCTGAAGTACCGCGGCGCGCGCTTCTCCCTCGGCTACGGCGCCTGCCCCGACCTGGAGGACCGTGCCAAGATCGCCGACCTGCTCCAGCCCGAGCGCATCGGCGTACACCTGTCCGAGGAGTTCCAGCTGCACCCCGAGCAGTCCACGGACGCCATCGTCATCCACCACCCCGAGGCCAAGTACTTCAACGCACGCTGA